The following proteins are encoded in a genomic region of Sesamum indicum cultivar Zhongzhi No. 13 linkage group LG8, S_indicum_v1.0, whole genome shotgun sequence:
- the LOC105167829 gene encoding formimidoyltransferase-cyclodeaminase-like, which produces MLKQMLACSKVYVSESRNRAALEAVERAAKLFPAAPIVNKFEDVTYNRVGYTLVSEMGENPSSCPLKNAVLEMVKAAFQAIDLQMHCGSHPRLGVVDHICFHPLAGVSLDHVAGTAKSLAADVGSGLQVATFLYGAAHSEGRSLDSIRREMGYFKPNSEGNQWAGGPQSEILPLNPDEGPACAVQRKGVVVVGATNWVDNYNVPIFTHDMAAVRKIAKSVSGRGGGLPSVQAMALAHGKGIIEVACNLLETSKVGGHEVQLEVERLARKEGMDVGEGYYTDLSQEKIIENYLKLADHSSL; this is translated from the exons ATGCTGAAGCAAATGCTGGCTTGCTCCAAGGTGTATGTTTCTGAAAGCAGGAATAGGGCTGCTCTGGAAGCAGTTGAAAGGGCAGCAAAGCTGTTTCCAGCGGCCCCCATTGTCAACAAGTTTGAGGATGTGACTTACAACAGAGTTGGATACACACTGGTCTCAGAAATGGGAGAAAACCCGAGTTCATGTCCACTGAAGAATGCTGTTCTTGAAATGGTGAAAGCTGCTTTTCAGGCCATTGATCTTCAGATGCACTGTGGGAGCCATCCCAGGCTTGGTGTTGTGGACCACATCTGTTTTCATCCCTTGGCTGGTGTGTCTTTGGATCATGTTGCAGGGACTGCTAAATCTTTGGCAGCTGATGTTGGCTCAGGGTTACAAG TTGCTACCTTCTTGTATGGAGCAGCACATAGTGAGGGAAGATCCCTCGATTCAATCAGAAGGGAGATGGGCTATTTCAAACCAAATTCGGAAGGAAATCAGTGGGCAGGTGGGCCACAGTCAGAAATATTGCCACTGAATCCCGATGAGGGCCCTGCTTGTGCTGTTCAGAGAAAAGGTGTTGTCGTCGTTGGAGCCACCAATTGGGTCGATAACTATAATGTTCCAATATTCACTCATGACATGGCTGCAGTTCGAAAAATTGCAAAGAGCGTCAGCGGCAGAGGAGGTGGACTCCCGTCGGTGCAAGCTATGGCTCTTGCTCACGGTAAAGGTATAATCGAGGTGGCTTGCAACCTATTAGAAACAAGTAAAGTTGGTGGCCATGAAGTTCAACTAGAAGTTGAGCGGCTCGCTAGGAAAGAGGGCATGGACGTCGGAGAGGGATATTATACTGATCTTTCGCAGgagaaaattattgagaatTACTTAAAGCTGGCTGATCATTCTTCCCTCTAA